In Rhododendron vialii isolate Sample 1 chromosome 9a, ASM3025357v1, the following are encoded in one genomic region:
- the LOC131301496 gene encoding SWR1 complex subunit 2-like isoform X1, whose translation MEDGKEDETVFLNCTSRATRGKRMTKLLDEEIEEDELFWNQDALKEDENDENYEEVEGEVADVFDSDFDDDEPEPDEEIENEGDGRERTKKKLIFPGKQLPKRKKKKVLSKLGKDPKDERAPERSTLPEHHDMPDDVEEKTVRKSTRTSVIVRQAERDAIRAALEATMKPIIRRKKEGEEKRMTQEEMLLEAAQTEIMNLRHLECVLAREEEFKKRAVVYKAVYSGPQTRYLSRNGKSYLEFSKGLSFQAKISTGSTPYPKRAVCAVTGLPAKYRDPKTGLPYATKEAFKIIRERLEENSRASEKKSMGFLCDVISGEGFSKKQKRSVIPNMREASDFWYSARFRTIPALEIIDDSE comes from the exons ATGGAGGACGGGAAAGAAGATGAGACTGTTTTTCTCAATTGCACTTCTCGAGCAACGAGAGGCAAAAG GATGACCAAGTTGCTTGATGAGGAGATTGAAGAGGATGAATTGTTCTGGAATCAGGATGCTCTGAAAGAG GATGAAAATGACGAAAATTATGAAGAAGTTGAGGGGGAGGTTGCCGATGTTTTTGATAGTGACTTTGATGATGAT GAACCGGAGCCAGATgaagaaatagaaaatgaagGAGATGGCAG GGAGAGAACAAAGAAGAAACTAATATTTCCTGGAAAGCAATTGccaaagagaaagaagaaaaaggtccTTTCCAAACTAGGAAAAGATCCCAAGGACGAAAGAGCTCCGGAGCGGTCTACCCTGCCTGAACATCATGATATGCCCGACGATGTGGAAGAGAAAACGGTTAGGAAATCGACAAGGACTTCAGTTATTGTGAGGCAAGCTGAAAGAGATGCAATACGTGCAGCTTTGGAAGCAACGATGAAG CCAATTATTAGAAGGAAAAAGGAAGGCGAGGAGAAGAGGATGACCCAAGAAGAGATGCTTCTGGAAGCAGCTCAAACAG AAATCATGAACTTGAGACACTTGGAATGCGTGTTAGCAAGGGAGGAAGAATTTAAGAAAAGAGCGGTCGTGTACAAAGCAGTTTATAGTGGCCCTCAGACACGATATCTTTCTAGAAATG GTAAATCCTATCTAGAATTCAGTAAAGGATTGTCATTTCAGGCAAAGATTTCTACAGGTTCCACTCCGT ATCCGAAGAGGGCTGTGTGTGCAGTTACTGGGTTGCCTGCGAA GTACCGTGATCCAAAAACTGGGCTACCTTATGCAACGAAAGAAGCTTTTAAAATAATTCGCGAACG TTTGGAGGAAAACAGCAGAGCTAGTGAGAAGAAGAGCATGGGGTTTCTTTGTGATGTGATTTCTGGGGAAGGATTTTCCAAAAAGCAGAAGAGATCAGTTATTCCAAATATGAGGGAGGCATCTGATTTTTGGTATTCAGCTCGCTTCCGCACCATTCCAGCTCTTGAAATAATCGATGACTCTGAGTAG
- the LOC131301496 gene encoding SWR1 complex subunit 2-like isoform X2: protein MKMTKIMKKLRGRLPMFLIVTLMMMQEPEPDEEIENEGDGRERTKKKLIFPGKQLPKRKKKKVLSKLGKDPKDERAPERSTLPEHHDMPDDVEEKTVRKSTRTSVIVRQAERDAIRAALEATMKPIIRRKKEGEEKRMTQEEMLLEAAQTEIMNLRHLECVLAREEEFKKRAVVYKAVYSGPQTRYLSRNGKSYLEFSKGLSFQAKISTGSTPYPKRAVCAVTGLPAKYRDPKTGLPYATKEAFKIIRERLEENSRASEKKSMGFLCDVISGEGFSKKQKRSVIPNMREASDFWYSARFRTIPALEIIDDSE from the exons ATGAAAATGACGAAAATTATGAAGAAGTTGAGGGGGAGGTTGCCGATGTTTTTGATAGTGACTTTGATGATGATGCAA GAACCGGAGCCAGATgaagaaatagaaaatgaagGAGATGGCAG GGAGAGAACAAAGAAGAAACTAATATTTCCTGGAAAGCAATTGccaaagagaaagaagaaaaaggtccTTTCCAAACTAGGAAAAGATCCCAAGGACGAAAGAGCTCCGGAGCGGTCTACCCTGCCTGAACATCATGATATGCCCGACGATGTGGAAGAGAAAACGGTTAGGAAATCGACAAGGACTTCAGTTATTGTGAGGCAAGCTGAAAGAGATGCAATACGTGCAGCTTTGGAAGCAACGATGAAG CCAATTATTAGAAGGAAAAAGGAAGGCGAGGAGAAGAGGATGACCCAAGAAGAGATGCTTCTGGAAGCAGCTCAAACAG AAATCATGAACTTGAGACACTTGGAATGCGTGTTAGCAAGGGAGGAAGAATTTAAGAAAAGAGCGGTCGTGTACAAAGCAGTTTATAGTGGCCCTCAGACACGATATCTTTCTAGAAATG GTAAATCCTATCTAGAATTCAGTAAAGGATTGTCATTTCAGGCAAAGATTTCTACAGGTTCCACTCCGT ATCCGAAGAGGGCTGTGTGTGCAGTTACTGGGTTGCCTGCGAA GTACCGTGATCCAAAAACTGGGCTACCTTATGCAACGAAAGAAGCTTTTAAAATAATTCGCGAACG TTTGGAGGAAAACAGCAGAGCTAGTGAGAAGAAGAGCATGGGGTTTCTTTGTGATGTGATTTCTGGGGAAGGATTTTCCAAAAAGCAGAAGAGATCAGTTATTCCAAATATGAGGGAGGCATCTGATTTTTGGTATTCAGCTCGCTTCCGCACCATTCCAGCTCTTGAAATAATCGATGACTCTGAGTAG